A part of Parvimonas micra genomic DNA contains:
- a CDS encoding NUDIX hydrolase, which produces MGMYKKIFEDYVKNNKNEEDLNIICNQLDNKSDRNLIDRKNFTGHFTASCFVVSKKTNKIILVYHNFLKKYLQPGGHIESIDLNPLEASKRELLEETGIGIEKLTYYKADLLNELVPLNISVHQIPENIIKKEKKHYHYDLQYLFFCEEELDVNIDLGEVNNFEWVDWKEFKEMSIYRNIAKKIEKTKKIPI; this is translated from the coding sequence ATGGGTATGTATAAAAAAATATTTGAAGATTATGTAAAAAACAATAAAAATGAAGAAGATTTGAATATTATATGTAATCAATTAGATAATAAATCTGATAGAAACTTGATTGATAGAAAGAATTTTACCGGACATTTCACAGCATCATGTTTTGTTGTTTCAAAAAAAACAAATAAAATTATATTAGTTTATCATAATTTTCTAAAAAAATATTTACAACCTGGTGGACATATAGAGTCTATAGACTTAAATCCTTTAGAGGCTTCAAAACGAGAACTTTTAGAAGAGACAGGTATAGGAATAGAAAAGTTGACATATTATAAAGCGGATTTATTAAATGAACTGGTACCACTTAATATTTCTGTCCATCAAATTCCCGAAAACATAATTAAAAAAGAGAAAAAACATTATCATTATGACTTACAATATTTATTTTTTTGTGAAGAAGAATTAGATGTTAATATTGATTTAGGTGAAGTTAATAATTTTGAATGGGTTGATTGGAAGGAATTTAAAGAAATGTCAATTTATAGAAATATAGCTAAAAAAATAGAAAAAACTAAAAAGATTCCTATATAA
- a CDS encoding ATP-binding cassette domain-containing protein encodes MKSFLLHIRTYIIISLFLFLSEITATSIILLFPGLLIDSFINNKLSLINMIILYIVTFSIYLLITYISNRVADYRRIKFEKKIKQDFFESIMRKSFLKFYEYDLGEYISMQSNDITQMCQNYLSPLLAIFRSIIMIIIFGISLIIFTDTIIAIVIIVFSFFVVFVPKITEHSLSRKNEVYTRALGKYTSSVQKYFVSRDILDKKGIEKINIVHRDKLDNLMDKNMDFRKVNSLALVINGGVVEFISIVTFIVVGYLLYNSNITIGMATIAFTYSTKFMEPIFELNLNIGRVKSVKKIKEKLISILKTENKSYKTIKKLEKIYFNNLKITLNDNTLVYDELKLDFPKKYLITGENGSGKSVLAKLIMGFLVANEGKILYNDFNSINISEHINYVPQVPVIFEGSYMDNITIYGTYSDKNLELYESCFPPQVIKNIKSNENLENLSSGEKQIIAIIRAFCSEKEFIILDEALSVMNQITIEKFMETIFDLNKSIVIIAHNVDEYKDRFYKTYKVIRKEI; translated from the coding sequence ATGAAAAGTTTTTTATTACATATCAGAACATACATTATTATTAGTTTATTTTTATTTTTATCTGAAATAACAGCCACATCAATTATTTTACTTTTTCCGGGATTATTGATAGATTCTTTCATTAATAATAAATTAAGTTTAATAAATATGATAATATTATATATTGTAACATTTTCTATATATTTACTTATTACTTATATTTCAAATAGAGTTGCTGATTATCGACGAATAAAGTTTGAAAAAAAGATTAAACAAGATTTTTTTGAGTCTATTATGAGAAAATCATTTTTGAAATTTTACGAGTATGATTTAGGTGAATATATTTCTATGCAATCTAATGACATAACTCAAATGTGTCAAAATTATCTAAGTCCGTTATTGGCAATTTTCAGGTCTATTATTATGATTATCATTTTTGGAATTTCTTTAATTATATTTACGGATACAATTATAGCAATAGTCATAATAGTATTTTCTTTTTTTGTAGTATTTGTTCCGAAAATAACAGAACATAGTTTATCAAGAAAAAACGAAGTATATACTAGAGCATTGGGAAAATATACGAGTTCAGTACAAAAATATTTTGTTTCTCGTGATATATTGGATAAAAAAGGAATTGAGAAGATAAATATTGTTCATAGAGACAAACTTGACAATTTAATGGATAAAAATATGGATTTTAGAAAAGTTAATAGTTTAGCGTTGGTAATAAATGGTGGTGTTGTGGAGTTTATATCTATTGTGACTTTTATTGTAGTCGGATATTTATTGTATAATTCTAATATAACTATTGGAATGGCTACAATAGCATTTACATATAGCACAAAATTTATGGAGCCTATTTTTGAATTAAATCTGAATATTGGAAGAGTAAAATCTGTTAAGAAAATTAAAGAAAAATTAATAAGTATATTAAAAACAGAAAATAAAAGTTATAAAACAATAAAAAAACTTGAAAAAATATATTTTAATAATTTAAAAATAACTTTGAATGATAATACATTAGTTTACGATGAGTTAAAGTTGGATTTTCCAAAAAAGTATTTAATTACTGGAGAAAATGGCTCTGGAAAAAGTGTTTTGGCAAAATTAATTATGGGATTCTTAGTTGCTAATGAAGGAAAAATATTGTACAATGATTTTAATTCAATAAATATATCAGAGCATATAAATTATGTTCCACAAGTTCCTGTAATTTTTGAAGGTTCATATATGGATAACATTACAATTTATGGCACTTATAGTGATAAAAATTTAGAATTATATGAATCTTGTTTTCCTCCACAGGTGATTAAAAATATAAAATCAAATGAAAATTTAGAAAATTTGAGTAGTGGAGAAAAGCAGATTATAGCAATAATCAGAGCTTTTTGTAGTGAAAAAGAATTTATTATATTAGATGAAGCTTTATCAGTGATGAATCAGATTACAATTGAAAAATTTATGGAAACTATATTTGATTTAAATAAGAGTATAGTAATAATAGCACATAATGTTGATGAGTATAAAGATAGATTCTATAAAACATATAAAGTTATTAGAAAGGAGATTTAA
- a CDS encoding D-alanine--D-alanine ligase family protein — protein sequence MKNLYLLYGGKSTEHEISVLTAKSVINNLDRKKYKIFPIYVDKCGRWNYLGKNTKNIENEKELVVEGFGNVADSISNFFAKDFVNENAIFFPAMHGTFSEDGTIQGFFDIMDLTYVGNNVLSSAVCMDKGTANDVFAGNGILQPEYYLVTKYEFNKNKDLQIKNILEKIGEVSFIKPCNAGSSVGVTKVTKKEEIEPALIEAFKYDNRVLVEEAVIGDELQVLVMGNNILKASLPGGVKVTREFFDYEAKYFDETTDHIIPWDLTDEEIKEIQSVAKRAYAVTNCKGFARVDIFVRDSDRKMLVNEINTIPGMTAVSMAPAMYMKTFKKTYSDFLDELIELAVENKKEKDSLTTNRG from the coding sequence ATGAAAAATTTATATTTGTTATACGGGGGAAAGAGTACAGAACACGAAATTTCTGTTTTAACTGCAAAGTCCGTTATAAATAATTTAGATAGAAAAAAATATAAGATATTTCCTATTTATGTAGATAAATGTGGAAGATGGAATTACTTGGGAAAAAATACTAAGAATATTGAAAATGAAAAAGAGTTAGTTGTCGAAGGATTTGGAAATGTTGCAGATTCTATTTCAAATTTTTTTGCAAAAGACTTTGTAAATGAAAATGCGATTTTCTTTCCGGCAATGCACGGAACTTTTTCTGAAGACGGAACTATTCAAGGTTTTTTTGATATAATGGACCTTACATATGTGGGAAATAATGTTTTATCCTCTGCTGTTTGTATGGATAAGGGAACTGCAAATGATGTTTTTGCGGGTAATGGAATTTTACAACCTGAATATTATTTAGTAACGAAATATGAATTTAATAAAAATAAAGATTTACAAATCAAAAACATTCTTGAAAAAATTGGAGAAGTTTCTTTTATAAAGCCTTGTAATGCGGGATCAAGCGTTGGAGTTACAAAGGTAACTAAGAAAGAAGAGATTGAACCTGCTCTAATTGAAGCTTTTAAATATGATAATAGAGTTTTAGTTGAAGAGGCTGTTATTGGAGATGAGCTTCAAGTTTTAGTTATGGGAAATAATATTTTAAAAGCCAGTTTACCCGGTGGTGTAAAAGTTACTAGAGAATTTTTTGACTATGAAGCAAAATACTTTGACGAAACTACAGACCATATTATTCCTTGGGATTTAACTGATGAAGAAATTAAAGAAATTCAATCTGTAGCAAAAAGAGCCTATGCAGTTACAAATTGTAAGGGTTTTGCTAGAGTTGATATTTTTGTAAGAGATAGTGATAGAAAAATGCTCGTAAATGAAATTAATACAATTCCGGGAATGACTGCTGTTTCTATGGCTCCTGCAATGTATATGAAAACTTTCAAAAAGACTTATAGCGATTTTTTGGACGAGTTAATTGAACTTGCAGTTGAAAATAAAAAAGAAAAAGATTCTTTGACAACAAATAGGGGGTAA
- a CDS encoding UDP-N-acetylmuramoyl-tripeptide--D-alanyl-D-alanine ligase, translating into MLKATLETIAKIVGGTLVTTSMKDKIIEGVSTDTREIQVHNLFIPLVGEKFDGHNFAFDAVKKGAVATLWDKRHPTPYLDAGIIIVDNTLQAYQKLASSYLKATGAKVVGITGSNGKTGTKDILASILKENFRVHNTAKNLNNEIGVPKTIMEMDLDDEVVVLEMGMERFGEIKTLTNIARPDIAVITNIGDSHLLELGTKENIARAKFEILEGLKPDGVFIFNNDDEVLREVIKEYTITQKVIKIGTREDSDVIIRPIRSDEEGSSFSIGEYAYSIPFIGKHQIYNASVAITIAGLLGMNYGDIVRGLSRVKLTGMRMELIHLSSFDVLNDCYKSNPQSLTSCIETVYTMKGYKNKILILSDMLELGENERKLHFSVGEKIDRNKIDYVICIGDLAKEIYNGANRNFNVNNLFHFETNEEVVNKVRELISEDTLIMVKGSRGMKLEKIIEMLKEI; encoded by the coding sequence ATGTTAAAAGCAACTTTGGAGACTATAGCTAAAATAGTTGGTGGAACTTTGGTTACTACAAGTATGAAAGATAAAATTATAGAGGGAGTTTCTACAGATACTCGTGAGATACAAGTACACAATTTATTTATTCCTCTTGTAGGAGAAAAATTTGATGGGCATAATTTTGCTTTTGATGCCGTGAAAAAGGGAGCAGTTGCTACTTTATGGGATAAAAGACATCCTACACCTTACCTTGATGCCGGAATTATTATTGTAGATAATACTCTACAAGCATATCAAAAACTTGCAAGTAGTTATTTAAAGGCAACTGGAGCTAAAGTTGTAGGGATAACCGGTTCAAACGGTAAGACTGGAACTAAAGATATTTTAGCATCAATTTTAAAGGAAAATTTTAGAGTTCATAATACAGCAAAAAATCTTAATAATGAAATAGGTGTTCCAAAAACAATTATGGAAATGGACTTAGATGATGAAGTTGTCGTTTTGGAAATGGGAATGGAACGCTTTGGAGAAATTAAAACTCTTACGAATATTGCAAGACCTGATATTGCAGTTATTACAAATATTGGAGATAGTCATTTATTGGAACTTGGAACTAAAGAAAATATTGCTAGAGCAAAGTTTGAAATTCTAGAAGGGTTAAAGCCGGATGGAGTGTTCATCTTCAATAATGACGATGAAGTTTTAAGAGAAGTAATAAAAGAATATACAATTACTCAAAAAGTTATCAAAATAGGAACAAGAGAAGATTCGGATGTAATTATAAGACCTATTCGTTCGGATGAAGAGGGAAGCAGTTTTTCAATCGGAGAATATGCTTACAGTATTCCATTTATTGGGAAACATCAAATTTACAATGCTTCAGTTGCGATAACAATAGCCGGACTTTTGGGAATGAACTATGGCGATATTGTTAGAGGTCTTTCAAGAGTAAAATTAACCGGAATGAGAATGGAACTTATACACTTGTCAAGTTTTGATGTCTTAAATGACTGTTATAAGTCAAATCCTCAAAGCTTAACTTCCTGTATTGAAACTGTCTATACTATGAAAGGCTACAAAAATAAAATTTTAATTCTTTCCGATATGTTGGAGCTTGGTGAAAACGAGAGAAAACTACATTTTTCTGTAGGAGAAAAAATAGATAGAAATAAGATTGATTATGTGATATGTATTGGAGATTTAGCTAAAGAGATTTACAATGGAGCAAATAGAAATTTCAATGTCAACAACCTTTTCCATTTTGAAACTAATGAAGAAGTCGTAAATAAAGTTAGAGAACTCATTTCGGAAGATACTTTAATTATGGTTAAGGGAAGCAGAGGAATGAAACTGGAAAAAATTATTGAAATGTTAAAGGAGATTTAA
- a CDS encoding M20/M25/M40 family metallo-hydrolase, which translates to MNKERLLNTFLDLVKIYSPSKNEINVMKYITEKLEKLGVKYILHDHSAEYGGNTPVIIAKLEKNCDDEKLNPISLSAHMDVVEPSKDLDVYVEDGLVKTRTKTTLGGDDKGGVAIILETFENLVENNLPHNDVFAVITPSEEIGLLGAKSIKWEEIPSEFMPAKDMLVLDNGGGSDLVAVEGPCMYKINVHYEGASAHAGIEPEKGRSAIIAMSSAISKMKIGRLNDHTTSNIGSIVSEFPTNVVPKDCKIRMEVRCLNEDEAKENVDNYIDIFEKTAKDFEVKCNIEVKYDYPPLKQIDENNLLNRVLDAYKKVGITAKPIKIGGGCDGNIYLKNGFHSVILGVGMYKIHTIEEYLVISDMEKTAEAVMEFITK; encoded by the coding sequence ATGAATAAAGAAAGACTTTTAAATACATTTTTAGATTTAGTAAAGATTTACTCACCTTCAAAAAACGAAATAAATGTTATGAAATATATAACAGAAAAGTTGGAAAAACTAGGAGTTAAATATATTTTACATGACCATTCAGCTGAATATGGCGGAAACACTCCTGTAATTATTGCAAAACTTGAAAAAAATTGTGATGACGAAAAACTTAACCCAATTTCTCTTTCTGCTCATATGGATGTTGTTGAGCCTTCAAAGGATTTAGATGTTTATGTTGAGGACGGACTTGTTAAAACGAGAACTAAAACAACTTTAGGCGGAGATGATAAGGGTGGAGTTGCAATTATTTTAGAAACTTTTGAAAATTTAGTTGAAAATAATTTACCACATAATGATGTATTTGCAGTTATAACTCCATCTGAAGAAATTGGACTTTTGGGAGCAAAATCAATTAAATGGGAAGAAATTCCATCTGAATTTATGCCTGCAAAAGATATGCTTGTGTTAGATAATGGTGGTGGATCAGATTTAGTAGCTGTTGAAGGGCCTTGTATGTATAAGATAAATGTTCATTATGAAGGAGCTTCTGCACATGCGGGAATTGAGCCTGAAAAAGGAAGAAGTGCAATTATAGCTATGAGTAGTGCTATTTCAAAGATGAAAATTGGAAGATTAAATGACCACACTACTTCAAATATAGGTAGCATCGTATCTGAATTTCCTACAAATGTTGTTCCTAAAGATTGTAAAATCAGAATGGAAGTTAGATGTTTGAATGAAGATGAAGCAAAAGAAAATGTTGATAATTATATAGATATTTTTGAAAAAACTGCAAAAGACTTTGAAGTTAAATGCAATATCGAAGTTAAATACGATTATCCACCATTAAAACAAATTGATGAAAATAATTTATTAAATAGAGTTTTAGATGCTTATAAAAAAGTTGGAATTACAGCAAAACCAATTAAAATTGGTGGCGGTTGTGACGGAAATATTTATTTAAAAAATGGATTCCATTCTGTAATTTTAGGAGTTGGAATGTACAAAATTCATACGATTGAGGAATATTTAGTTATTTCCGATATGGAAAAAACGGCCGAGGCGGTTATGGAATTTATTACAAAATAG
- a CDS encoding insulinase family protein, translating into MYKGYKLIQEKYIKDVNSDCILLEHEKTGARVFLMKNDDDNKTFSIGFKTIPTDNTGICHIIEHCVLSGSRKFQTKEPFMDMVKISTATFLNAMTFPDKTVYPVSSRNEKDFKNLMDVYMDAVFYPAMKSDRRIFMQEGWHYELENEEDELNIKGVVYNEMKGAYSVPETTLYYRVNNALCSDTVYAKESGGEPYEIPNLTYEDFCEFHSKYYHPSNSYIYLYGDCDMEERLEFLDREYLSNFEKEELDNFEGNQKPFEKPKNVFDEYSVSKDEDTKNKTFLAYVSCFGESDGLKDGIISRLLNEVLIEMQGAYLKEALLKENICEDVSSISMESTKFSSFGVYVTNSERENLDKFKEVVEKTLADVIKNGIEKEKLIAVLNRTEFSVRELLNSTTAGIECMLHIYENWLYGKNPMESLAFDDVLSEIREEILNNRLLERIIEEKILNNNHKAFIVLSPSAGLNDKKDLAQKEWLKRYKDSLNKIQVEKIIENTKNLIEYQQTESSDEQKATIPKLKIEDIDKETLKIPNDIDKVEDITVLKHDIFTSGINYVDICFDLKHISKDEIVYLSLIENLLKSLDKKSMSYKDFSVETFLRCGGISTTIVTLTNSKNREKFVPKIVVSVKFFSEKLKETAELVKVLLKETIFTDKNRIKEEVLAIKGELEQDVIGAGHLYGINRAKSYYSNKAYYDEKVKGIDYLKFIQDLAENFDEKIDNVIEKMKFVYNRMFKLNETIVNITTTEDNFDSIEKEFVGLVKEFPKIEDSSYDFTFEKENLKEGIATSSDVNYVAFAGDMKKYGVEYSGSFALLSKILSTTHMHNNIRAIGGAYGAGFSITKDSEIIMFSYRDPNLKSTKEIFLTVGKYVSDMQINDEDLESFKISLVKDFNPLLTPKHKGYTSMIMYITGSDEKELEIYLEELLNAKLEDLKGLSEVIDKVLGQDTFVVVGNTNKIKENSKEFNNIVVLKK; encoded by the coding sequence ATGTATAAAGGATATAAATTAATTCAAGAAAAATATATAAAGGATGTAAATTCTGACTGTATTTTACTTGAACATGAAAAAACCGGTGCTAGAGTTTTTTTGATGAAAAATGATGATGACAATAAAACTTTTAGTATCGGATTTAAAACTATTCCTACAGATAACACAGGGATTTGCCATATAATTGAGCATTGTGTACTATCCGGTTCAAGAAAATTTCAAACAAAAGAACCTTTTATGGATATGGTAAAGATAAGTACAGCTACATTTTTAAATGCTATGACTTTTCCTGATAAGACTGTTTATCCTGTTTCCAGTAGAAATGAAAAAGATTTTAAAAATTTAATGGATGTATATATGGATGCTGTTTTCTATCCTGCGATGAAATCTGATAGAAGAATTTTTATGCAAGAAGGTTGGCATTATGAACTTGAAAATGAAGAAGACGAGCTTAATATCAAAGGGGTAGTTTATAATGAAATGAAAGGGGCTTATTCTGTTCCTGAAACAACTCTTTATTATAGAGTAAATAATGCTCTTTGTTCTGATACTGTTTATGCTAAAGAATCAGGTGGAGAACCTTATGAAATTCCAAACTTAACTTATGAAGATTTTTGTGAATTTCATTCAAAATATTATCATCCTTCAAACTCATATATTTATTTATATGGAGACTGTGATATGGAAGAAAGACTTGAATTTTTGGATAGGGAATATCTTTCAAATTTTGAAAAGGAAGAACTTGATAATTTTGAAGGAAATCAAAAACCTTTTGAAAAACCTAAAAATGTCTTTGATGAATATTCAGTTTCAAAGGATGAAGACACAAAAAATAAGACATTCTTAGCTTATGTTTCTTGCTTTGGAGAAAGTGATGGGCTAAAAGATGGAATTATATCAAGATTACTAAATGAAGTTTTGATTGAGATGCAAGGTGCATATTTAAAAGAAGCTCTTCTTAAAGAAAATATATGCGAAGATGTTTCTTCAATTTCTATGGAATCTACAAAATTTTCAAGTTTTGGAGTTTATGTTACAAATTCAGAAAGGGAAAATTTAGATAAATTTAAGGAAGTTGTAGAAAAAACTTTAGCAGATGTTATTAAGAATGGAATTGAAAAAGAAAAGCTAATTGCGGTATTGAATAGAACAGAATTTTCTGTAAGGGAACTTTTAAATTCTACAACTGCCGGAATTGAATGTATGTTGCATATCTACGAGAATTGGTTGTATGGCAAAAATCCTATGGAATCACTTGCTTTTGATGATGTTTTATCAGAAATTAGAGAAGAAATTCTAAATAATAGATTATTGGAAAGAATTATTGAAGAAAAGATTTTAAATAACAATCATAAGGCATTTATTGTTCTTTCACCGAGTGCCGGACTTAATGACAAAAAGGATTTGGCTCAAAAAGAGTGGTTAAAAAGATATAAAGACTCATTAAATAAAATTCAAGTTGAAAAAATAATAGAAAATACTAAAAATTTAATTGAATATCAACAAACAGAAAGTTCTGATGAACAAAAAGCTACAATTCCAAAATTAAAAATTGAAGATATAGATAAAGAAACTTTAAAAATTCCGAATGACATAGATAAAGTGGAAGATATAACAGTTTTAAAACATGATATTTTCACTTCAGGTATTAACTATGTAGATATTTGTTTTGATTTAAAACATATCTCAAAAGATGAAATAGTATATTTATCATTAATCGAAAATCTATTAAAATCTTTGGATAAAAAATCAATGTCTTATAAGGACTTTTCGGTTGAAACATTTTTACGTTGTGGAGGGATTTCAACTACAATTGTAACTTTGACAAATTCAAAAAATAGGGAAAAATTTGTTCCAAAAATTGTTGTAAGTGTAAAATTTTTCTCTGAAAAACTTAAAGAAACTGCAGAGCTTGTAAAAGTCTTATTAAAAGAAACAATTTTTACAGATAAGAATAGAATAAAAGAAGAAGTTTTAGCTATAAAAGGTGAATTGGAACAAGATGTTATTGGAGCTGGTCATCTTTACGGAATAAACAGAGCAAAATCATATTATTCAAACAAGGCATATTATGATGAAAAAGTTAAAGGTATTGATTATTTAAAATTTATTCAAGATTTAGCTGAGAATTTTGATGAAAAAATTGATAATGTAATTGAAAAAATGAAATTTGTTTACAATAGAATGTTTAAGTTAAACGAAACAATTGTAAATATAACAACAACAGAGGATAATTTTGATAGTATAGAAAAAGAATTTGTTGGACTTGTAAAAGAATTTCCTAAAATAGAAGATTCTTCTTATGATTTTACTTTTGAAAAAGAAAATTTAAAAGAAGGAATTGCAACTTCTTCAGATGTAAATTATGTTGCTTTTGCAGGAGATATGAAAAAATATGGAGTTGAATATTCAGGAAGTTTTGCATTGCTTTCCAAAATTTTGAGCACTACTCATATGCATAATAATATCAGAGCAATAGGTGGAGCTTATGGAGCTGGTTTTAGTATAACTAAAGATAGCGAAATAATTATGTTTAGCTATAGGGATCCTAATTTAAAATCTACAAAAGAAATATTTTTAACTGTTGGAAAATATGTATCAGATATGCAAATAAATGATGAAGATTTAGAAAGTTTTAAAATTTCACTTGTAAAAGATTTTAATCCATTACTTACACCAAAACATAAAGGATATACTTCTATGATTATGTATATTACTGGGTCAGATGAAAAAGAATTAGAAATCTATCTAGAGGAGCTTTTAAATGCAAAATTAGAAGATTTAAAAGGACTTTCAGAAGTAATTGATAAAGTATTAGGTCAAGATACTTTTGTAGTTGTAGGAAATACAAATAAAATAAAGGAAAATTCTAAAGAATTTAATAATATTGTAGTTTTAAAAAAATAA
- a CDS encoding double-cubane-cluster-containing anaerobic reductase, whose amino-acid sequence MKEEITKIKLPSKFEDFNETRKNGFLKMKELKESGQKVAGIFCTYTPQEVIYAAGLIPVSLCATTEDSIKYAERDLPKNLCPLIKSSYGFAVSDTCPYFYFSDIVIGETTCDGKKKMYELMGDFKNVHVMQLPQNNNDELSLKLWTNEIYKLKRKLEETFDVEITEEKLWNTIKMGNQERRNLRKFFELGKLNPSPLSGVTMSGTQDAFGFNFNREEKNKSIVEKTKEVYEMWEKELKGKKSKRPRILITGCPVGGIREKILTKIEEAGADIVVYENCSGVREKLELIDETMDNPIDAIAKKYLNLSCSVMSPNEKRFRDLNMLIDEYQVDAVIEIVLQACHTFAVESTKVKKFVTEKKRKPYMYIESDYSMTDVGQVSTRIEAFLEMI is encoded by the coding sequence ATGAAAGAAGAAATAACTAAAATTAAACTTCCTAGTAAATTTGAAGATTTTAATGAGACCAGAAAAAATGGTTTTTTAAAGATGAAAGAATTGAAAGAATCTGGTCAAAAAGTTGCAGGTATATTTTGTACATACACTCCTCAAGAAGTGATTTATGCTGCCGGACTTATTCCAGTTAGCTTATGTGCCACAACTGAAGATTCTATAAAATACGCCGAAAGAGATTTGCCTAAGAATCTTTGTCCATTGATAAAATCAAGTTATGGTTTTGCTGTAAGTGATACTTGCCCATATTTTTATTTTTCTGATATTGTAATTGGAGAAACAACTTGTGATGGAAAGAAAAAGATGTATGAACTTATGGGTGATTTTAAAAATGTTCATGTAATGCAATTACCTCAAAATAATAATGATGAGTTATCATTGAAACTCTGGACTAATGAAATTTATAAATTAAAAAGAAAGTTGGAAGAAACTTTTGATGTGGAAATAACTGAAGAAAAACTTTGGAATACAATAAAGATGGGAAATCAGGAAAGAAGAAATTTAAGAAAATTTTTTGAACTGGGAAAGCTAAACCCCTCACCTTTAAGTGGAGTCACAATGAGTGGAACTCAAGATGCTTTTGGTTTTAATTTTAATAGAGAAGAAAAAAACAAAAGTATTGTTGAAAAAACTAAAGAAGTTTACGAAATGTGGGAAAAAGAACTGAAAGGTAAGAAGAGCAAAAGACCAAGAATTTTAATTACTGGTTGCCCGGTAGGAGGAATTCGTGAAAAAATATTGACTAAAATTGAGGAAGCAGGAGCCGACATTGTAGTTTATGAAAATTGTTCAGGAGTACGTGAAAAACTTGAACTAATTGATGAAACTATGGATAATCCAATAGATGCAATTGCAAAAAAATATCTTAACTTAAGTTGTTCTGTTATGTCACCTAATGAAAAAAGGTTTAGAGATTTGAATATGCTTATAGATGAATATCAAGTAGATGCAGTTATTGAAATTGTACTTCAGGCTTGTCATACATTTGCTGTAGAATCTACAAAGGTTAAAAAATTTGTAACAGAGAAAAAGAGGAAACCTTATATGTATATAGAATCTGACTATTCTATGACTGATGTTGGACAGGTTTCAACCAGAATTGAAGCGTTTTTGGAGATGATATAA
- a CDS encoding acyl-CoA dehydratase activase has protein sequence MNIGIDIGSTASKVVVYDKDKDEILYKILMPSGWNSKETSGEIYKKLVENGFDVDNSFVVATGYGRVSVPYADRVVTEITTHSKGAMYLLKRDCDVIDIGGQDTKIINISNGMVSDFIMNDKCSAGTGKFLEVMSNRLGVSLDEMFELSKIGTPIPISSTCTVFAESEIISLMGQGRAKEDIASGVVHSIANKVVGQTRKFRNEADLYFLTGGFSNNPYMVELLEKLLGKKVETHELGRFAGALGAALMEK, from the coding sequence ATGAATATAGGAATAGATATAGGCTCAACTGCTTCTAAAGTAGTTGTTTATGATAAAGACAAAGATGAAATACTTTATAAAATATTGATGCCATCAGGTTGGAATAGTAAAGAAACTTCTGGAGAGATTTATAAAAAATTAGTTGAAAATGGATTTGATGTAGATAATTCATTTGTTGTAGCTACTGGATATGGAAGGGTTTCAGTTCCGTATGCAGATAGAGTTGTTACAGAAATCACAACTCATTCAAAAGGTGCAATGTATTTGTTGAAAAGAGATTGTGATGTAATTGATATCGGTGGGCAGGATACAAAAATTATAAATATATCGAATGGTATGGTTAGTGATTTTATAATGAATGATAAATGTTCTGCTGGAACCGGAAAATTTTTGGAAGTTATGAGTAATAGACTTGGAGTTAGTTTAGATGAGATGTTTGAATTATCAAAAATTGGAACACCAATACCTATAAGTTCAACTTGTACAGTTTTTGCTGAATCTGAAATAATCTCTCTTATGGGTCAAGGGCGTGCTAAAGAAGATATTGCTAGCGGGGTTGTTCATTCAATAGCAAATAAAGTTGTAGGACAAACAAGAAAATTTAGAAATGAAGCGGATTTATACTTTTTAACAGGAGGATTTTCAAATAATCCTTATATGGTAGAACTTTTGGAAAAACTATTGGGGAAAAAAGTAGAAACTCATGAATTAGGTAGATTTGCAGGAGCATTAGGCGCTGCTCTTATGGAAAAATAG